From Micromonospora echinospora, one genomic window encodes:
- a CDS encoding Na+/H+ antiporter subunit A, with amino-acid sequence MFVLLILHLVAALLAPLLVRWWGPRACYPLALAPAAAFAWALARTPAVRDGGTVVEYHPWIRQLQLDLALRMTTLSWLMTLLVGGVGALVLVYCAGYLAPDEPELGRFAGVLVAFAGAMLGLVLADNLLLLYVCWELTTVFSYLLIGHHPERRASRWAAAQALTVTTLGGLAMLVGFVMIGQLAGTYRWSEIVAVPPGGGHLTVAALLVLVGALTKSAVLPFTAWLPAAMAAPTPVSAYLHAAAMVKAGVYLVGLLAPVLAHTPPWRPVTTVAGLATLVVGAWAALRQTDLKLLLAFGTLSQLGLLMAVTGAGTREAALAALALLLAHALFKAALFLVVGALDHVAGTRDLRELTGLRRRLPLLWLVALLAAASMAGAPPLVGFVAKEAVLYAFLHDPLALGVVVVGSALTVAYSARFLWGAFGAKPGVDPVPVGRPAGALVLPPALLALTGLLLGPLAGPVGALFTPYAATFSGSDHPLALWSGPQPALWLSLLVLAAGGLIFLLRGPLAPVLARVRAPIAGSEFYERATHVFDRVAIELTSRIQRGSLPQYLGTILVVLVVLPGGAMLLVRPWPVPTRIWDSPVQPLVGLIVSVAAVLAVVARTRLTAMLLVGVTGYGTAMIFVVHGAPDLALTQILVETATITLFVLALRRLPPRFSVRPLRRSRWVRRGIGVAVGVVLAGLAVAAAGSRRLPPVSVDFPRLAVEEAYGNNVVNVILVDIRVWDTVGEISVLVVAATGVASLIFERSRTGPRPRRRGPSAARNRPGQRVWLRGGPTLHERRRSLVFEVVTRLIFHSVVLFSLFLLFSGHNAPGGGFVGGLVAALALTLRYLAGGRYELEDAAPVGAGSVLGVGLGTAVGSGVVALLTTGNLLESSRINLSVPGLGDFYLVTSLFFDIGVYLVVIGLALDVLRTLGAEVDRQIQTGGQAARGLAADRQGGQR; translated from the coding sequence GTGTTCGTACTGCTGATCCTCCACCTCGTGGCGGCCCTGCTCGCGCCGCTGCTGGTCCGGTGGTGGGGGCCCCGGGCCTGCTATCCGCTCGCCCTGGCGCCCGCCGCCGCCTTCGCCTGGGCGCTCGCGCGGACCCCGGCGGTCCGCGACGGGGGCACGGTGGTCGAGTACCACCCCTGGATCCGCCAGCTCCAGCTCGACCTGGCACTGCGGATGACCACCCTGTCCTGGCTGATGACTCTGCTGGTCGGCGGCGTCGGCGCGCTGGTGCTGGTGTACTGCGCCGGCTACCTCGCCCCGGACGAGCCGGAGCTCGGCCGGTTCGCCGGTGTCCTCGTCGCCTTCGCCGGGGCGATGCTCGGTCTGGTCCTCGCCGACAACCTGCTCCTGCTCTACGTCTGCTGGGAACTCACCACGGTCTTCTCGTACCTGCTGATCGGGCACCATCCGGAGCGGCGGGCGAGCCGCTGGGCCGCCGCCCAGGCGCTGACCGTGACCACGCTGGGCGGACTGGCGATGCTCGTCGGGTTCGTCATGATCGGGCAGCTGGCCGGCACCTACCGCTGGTCGGAGATCGTCGCCGTGCCGCCCGGCGGGGGGCACCTGACCGTCGCCGCCCTGCTCGTGCTGGTGGGGGCGCTGACGAAGTCGGCCGTCCTGCCGTTCACCGCCTGGCTGCCCGCGGCCATGGCCGCACCCACGCCGGTCAGCGCCTACCTGCACGCGGCGGCCATGGTGAAGGCCGGTGTCTACCTCGTCGGCCTGCTGGCCCCGGTGCTGGCCCACACCCCGCCCTGGCGGCCGGTCACCACCGTGGCCGGGCTCGCGACCCTGGTCGTCGGCGCCTGGGCGGCGCTGCGTCAGACCGACCTGAAACTGCTGCTGGCGTTCGGGACCCTGAGCCAGCTCGGCCTGCTCATGGCGGTGACCGGAGCGGGCACCCGGGAGGCGGCGCTGGCCGCGCTGGCGCTGCTGCTGGCGCACGCCCTGTTCAAGGCGGCGCTGTTCCTGGTCGTCGGGGCCCTCGACCACGTCGCCGGCACCCGGGACCTGCGCGAACTGACCGGGCTGCGGCGTCGGCTGCCGCTGCTCTGGCTCGTCGCGCTCCTCGCCGCCGCGTCGATGGCCGGGGCTCCGCCGCTGGTCGGGTTCGTCGCCAAGGAAGCCGTGCTGTACGCGTTCCTCCACGACCCGCTCGCCCTCGGCGTCGTGGTGGTCGGCTCGGCCCTCACCGTCGCCTACAGCGCCCGGTTCCTGTGGGGCGCCTTCGGTGCGAAACCCGGCGTCGACCCGGTGCCGGTCGGGCGGCCGGCCGGCGCGCTCGTGCTACCCCCGGCGCTGCTGGCCCTGACCGGGCTCCTCCTGGGGCCACTCGCCGGACCGGTCGGCGCCCTGTTCACGCCGTACGCCGCGACGTTCTCCGGCAGCGACCATCCGCTGGCGCTCTGGTCCGGTCCCCAGCCCGCCCTGTGGTTGTCCCTGCTGGTGCTGGCGGCGGGTGGGCTGATCTTCCTGCTGCGCGGCCCGCTCGCCCCGGTGCTGGCCCGGGTGCGGGCCCCGATCGCCGGATCGGAGTTCTACGAACGGGCCACCCACGTCTTCGACCGCGTCGCGATCGAGCTGACCAGCCGGATCCAGCGCGGCTCGCTGCCGCAGTACCTCGGCACCATCCTCGTCGTGCTGGTGGTGCTCCCGGGCGGGGCGATGCTGCTGGTCCGGCCCTGGCCGGTGCCCACCCGCATCTGGGACAGCCCGGTGCAACCACTGGTCGGCCTGATCGTCTCGGTGGCGGCGGTGCTCGCCGTGGTCGCCCGGACCCGGCTGACCGCCATGCTGTTGGTGGGGGTGACCGGGTACGGCACCGCGATGATCTTCGTGGTGCACGGCGCGCCCGACCTGGCGCTCACCCAGATCCTCGTCGAGACCGCGACGATCACCCTCTTCGTACTGGCGCTGCGCCGGCTGCCGCCCCGCTTCTCGGTCCGTCCCCTGCGGCGCAGCCGGTGGGTCCGCCGGGGGATCGGGGTGGCCGTGGGCGTGGTCCTCGCCGGCCTGGCCGTCGCGGCGGCCGGTAGCCGCCGCCTGCCGCCGGTCTCGGTGGACTTCCCCCGACTCGCCGTCGAGGAGGCGTACGGCAACAACGTGGTCAACGTGATCCTGGTCGACATCCGCGTCTGGGACACCGTCGGCGAGATCTCGGTCCTCGTGGTGGCGGCCACCGGGGTGGCCAGTCTGATCTTCGAACGTTCCCGGACCGGACCCCGCCCGCGTCGCCGGGGCCCGTCCGCCGCCCGCAACCGGCCGGGTCAACGGGTCTGGCTCCGGGGCGGACCGACCCTGCATGAGCGTCGCCGCTCGCTGGTCTTCGAGGTGGTCACCCGGCTGATCTTCCACAGTGTCGTGCTCTTCTCCCTCTTCCTGCTCTTCTCCGGGCACAACGCGCCCGGTGGCGGCTTCGTCGGCGGGCTGGTGGCGGCGCTGGCGCTGACCCTGCGTTACCTGGCCGGCGGGCGGTACGAACTGGAGGACGCCGCCCCGGTGGGGGCCGGCTCGGTGCTCGGCGTCGGGCTGGGGACCGCCGTGGGCAGCGGGGTGGTCGCGTTGCTGACCACGGGGAACCTGCTGGAGAGCAGCCGGATCAACCTGAGCGTGCCCGGTCTCGGCGACTTCTACCTGGTCACCTCGCTCTTCTTCGACATCGGTGTGTACCTCGTCGTCATCGGCCTGGCGTTGGACGTCCTGCGCACCCTCGGCGCGGAGGTCGACCGCCAGATCCAGACCGGTGGCCAGGCGGCCCGGGGCCTGGCGGCCGACCGGCAGGGTGGGCAACGGTGA
- a CDS encoding DNA-formamidopyrimidine glycosylase family protein, with the protein MPEGDTVWNTARLLDRALAGRGLTGSDFRVPQLATTDLTGATVLGCVSRGKHLLLRLTSPAVAEGAGRRPVGTGSSGDDRDATWTLHSHLRMDGAWRTYAPGERWTGGPAHLIRVVLRTADAVAVGYHLHEVALVPTVEEDALVGHLGPDLLDPDWDVAEAVQRLASRPGRPIGEALLDQRNLAGLGTVYTAEVLFLTGINPLTTVAQVGDPGRLVRLARRLLWANRGRSARATTGDTRRGRNLWVYGRQGQPCRRCGTAVVQGRHGSGPTARLAHWCPSCQPERPPTAPQIDTIG; encoded by the coding sequence GTGCCCGAGGGTGACACCGTCTGGAACACCGCCCGCCTGCTGGACCGCGCGCTGGCGGGCCGCGGGCTGACCGGGTCCGACTTCCGGGTGCCGCAGCTCGCCACCACCGACCTCACCGGGGCGACGGTGCTCGGCTGCGTCAGTCGGGGCAAACACCTGCTGCTCCGGTTGACGTCCCCGGCGGTGGCGGAGGGTGCCGGCCGGCGACCGGTGGGCACCGGATCCTCCGGCGACGACCGGGACGCGACCTGGACGCTGCACTCGCACCTGCGGATGGACGGGGCCTGGCGGACGTACGCGCCGGGCGAACGGTGGACCGGCGGGCCGGCGCACCTGATCCGGGTGGTGCTGCGCACGGCCGACGCGGTCGCCGTCGGCTACCACCTGCACGAGGTCGCGCTGGTGCCCACCGTCGAGGAGGACGCGCTCGTCGGCCACCTCGGCCCGGACCTGCTCGACCCGGACTGGGACGTGGCCGAGGCGGTCCAGCGACTCGCGAGCCGGCCCGGCCGGCCGATCGGGGAGGCTCTGCTCGACCAACGCAACCTGGCCGGTCTGGGCACCGTCTACACGGCCGAGGTGCTCTTCCTGACCGGGATCAACCCGCTGACCACCGTGGCCCAGGTCGGGGACCCGGGCAGGCTGGTGCGCCTCGCCCGACGACTCCTGTGGGCCAACCGGGGCCGATCCGCGCGGGCGACGACCGGTGACACGCGCAGGGGTCGCAACCTCTGGGTCTACGGACGGCAGGGGCAGCCGTGCCGCCGCTGCGGGACGGCGGTCGTGCAGGGCCGGCACGGCTCCGGGCCGACGGCCCGACTGGCCCACTGGTGTCCCTCGTGTCAGCCGGAACGCCCCCCGACGGCACCGCAGATTGACACGATTGGGTAA
- a CDS encoding S-adenosyl-l-methionine hydroxide adenosyltransferase family protein — protein sequence MGFGWVSFTTDYGLSDGFVAACHGVLARLAPQVRVIDVTHLVPPTDVRHGAAVLAQTVPYLPPAVHLAVVDPGVGTGRRGVAVEAPGGLLVGPDNGLLVPAAEALGGIRAAVELTNPEWLAPEVSRTFHGRDVFAPVAARLADGASLAGAGPAIDPADLVRLPEPALEVTPAGFTAEVLTVDHFGNVQLAAPPSVLAGRPATLRVGGHEAVHGRTFGDAAPGQLVVYVDSAGRVAVAVNGGRAAERLGVRPGDPVPVRHPD from the coding sequence ATGGGGTTCGGGTGGGTGTCGTTTACCACGGACTACGGGCTCTCCGACGGGTTCGTCGCGGCCTGCCACGGCGTGCTCGCCCGACTGGCGCCACAGGTACGCGTCATCGACGTGACCCACCTGGTGCCGCCGACCGACGTCCGGCACGGGGCGGCCGTGCTCGCCCAGACCGTGCCGTACCTCCCACCGGCCGTGCACCTCGCGGTGGTCGACCCCGGCGTCGGCACCGGTCGGCGTGGCGTCGCCGTCGAGGCGCCCGGCGGCCTGCTGGTCGGACCGGACAACGGGCTGCTGGTGCCGGCCGCCGAGGCGCTGGGCGGCATCCGCGCGGCGGTCGAGCTGACCAACCCGGAGTGGCTGGCCCCGGAGGTGTCCCGCACTTTCCACGGCCGGGACGTCTTCGCCCCGGTCGCCGCCCGGCTGGCCGACGGGGCGTCCCTGGCCGGGGCGGGTCCCGCGATCGACCCGGCCGACCTGGTCCGGCTGCCGGAGCCGGCGCTGGAGGTGACACCGGCAGGGTTCACCGCCGAGGTGCTCACCGTCGACCACTTCGGCAACGTCCAGCTCGCCGCGCCCCCGTCGGTGCTGGCCGGCAGGCCGGCGACGCTGCGGGTGGGCGGGCACGAGGCGGTGCACGGACGGACCTTCGGTGACGCGGCCCCGGGCCAACTGGTGGTCTACGTCGACTCGGCCGGCCGGGTCGCGGTGGCGGTGAACGGGGGACGGGCGGCGGAACGCCTGGGGGTGCGGCCGGGCGACCCGGTGCCGGTCCGGCATCCGGACTGA
- a CDS encoding CPCC family cysteine-rich protein has translation MGEQWVPATCPCCGFRTGGGTCPVCFWTDDGQGDADAEVVRGGPNGDLSLSHARLNFAIYGASHPRYQEMVRPPRPDEHP, from the coding sequence GTGGGCGAGCAGTGGGTTCCAGCGACCTGTCCCTGCTGCGGGTTCCGGACCGGTGGCGGCACCTGTCCGGTCTGCTTCTGGACAGACGACGGTCAGGGTGACGCGGACGCCGAGGTGGTCCGGGGCGGCCCCAACGGCGACCTGAGCCTGTCCCACGCCCGCCTCAACTTCGCCATCTACGGTGCCAGTCACCCGCGCTACCAGGAGATGGTCCGTCCGCCCCGCCCGGACGAGCACCCCTGA
- a CDS encoding ATP-dependent helicase, producing the protein MGDVTEMLAGFGAPTREWFTAAFAAPTPAQAGAWRSVAAGRHALVVAPTGSGKTLAAFLWSLDRLAREPAPDDRRRRCRVLYVSPLKALAVDVERNLRTPLAGIRQAATRLGVTPPDVTVGMRTGDTPADERRAFARTPPDILITTPESLFLLLTSAARDSLRGVETVIVDEVHAVAGTKRGAHLALSLERLDELLPRPAQRIGLSATVRPIDACARFLGGSRPVDVVQPPAAKTIELSVQVPVADMARLDEVEPAGDDLGGPGPRRASIWPAVEERVLALVRAHRSTIVFTNSRRSAERLCARLNELAAEPPPSDGAAAGATSDPTVGPVPAPPARRLPAEIIAQSGVAEGTKPVIARAHHGSVSREERKHIEEALKSGQLPCVVATSSLELGIDMGAVDLVVQIEAPPSVAAGLQRVGRAGHQVGAVSRGVVFPKHRGDLLSCAVVADRMAAGAIEELHHPRNPLDVLAQQVVAMVAMEPWQVGDLAAVVRRAAPFAELPDSALHAVLDMLSGRYPSTAFAELRPRLVWDRATDVLTGRPGAQRLAVTSGGTIPDRGLFGVFLAGAERAARVGELDEEMVYESRVGDVFLLGSSSWRIEEITPDRVLVSPAPGQAARMPFWKGDQAGRPVELGRAIGGRVRALLRQDDEAALAALRAGGLDDWAAGNLMAYLREQQAATRSLPDDRTVVVERFRDELGDWRLAVHSVLGARVNGPWALAIGRRLAERYGVDAQVMPSDDGIVVRLPDTADSPPGADVVAFDPDEITQLVEESVGTSALFAARFRECAARSLLLPRRDPRRRQPLWQQRQRSAQLLDVAREYADFPVTLEAARECLQDVFDLPALTTLMRELTTRRVRLVEVETAQPSPFARSLLFGYVGAFLYEGDAPLAERRAAALALDSGLLGELLGRVDLRELLDPTVLAETDRQLRWLTDQRRPRDAEDVVELLRVLGDLTDDELAERGVPADWLTGLADARRVLRLRIAGQERWVGVEDAARLRDALGVALPVGVPEAYLTPVADPLGDLVARYARTHGPFAAATCAARLGLGVAVVEQTLRQLAATGRVVAGEFLPESAGSQWCDAEVLRLLRRRSLAALRREIEPVPPRTLATFLPRWQQVGATARGVEALAAALEQLQGVAVPASALERLVLPARVADYSPAFLDELCASGELVWAGSGAISGGDGWVTLAYADTAPLLLPPPDEALTPTPAHQAVLDALADGQALFFRSLADRVASGDDAALTAVLWDLVWAGHLTNDTLAPLRALLGGAGAHRSRPTAPRTRYRRPGRVALPTRSGPPTVAGRWSRLPDRDTDPTRRAAALADLLLERHGVLTRGAVVAEQVTGGFAAVYPVLSALEERGTARRGYFVEGLGAAQFAVPGAVDRLRALADTADATRNRGGAPLVLAATDPANPYGAALPWPERVVDSGDGAATATGHRAGRKAGALVVLVDGELVLYVERGGRTILSFSADGEALTGAAKALADAVHSGALGAMSVERADGGAVHTSPLRDALTAAGFRATPRGLRLRG; encoded by the coding sequence ATGGGAGACGTGACGGAGATGCTGGCGGGGTTCGGCGCGCCGACCCGGGAGTGGTTCACCGCCGCCTTCGCCGCACCCACACCCGCCCAGGCGGGCGCCTGGCGGTCGGTCGCGGCCGGACGGCACGCCCTGGTCGTCGCCCCCACCGGTTCCGGCAAGACGCTCGCCGCGTTCCTGTGGTCCCTGGACCGACTGGCCCGGGAGCCGGCCCCGGACGACCGGCGGCGACGCTGCCGGGTGCTCTACGTCAGCCCGCTCAAGGCCCTGGCGGTGGACGTCGAGCGGAACCTGCGCACCCCGCTGGCCGGGATCCGGCAGGCGGCCACCCGACTCGGGGTCACACCCCCCGACGTCACCGTCGGAATGCGCACCGGAGACACCCCCGCCGACGAGCGCCGGGCCTTCGCGCGCACCCCGCCGGACATCCTCATCACCACCCCGGAGTCGCTGTTCCTGCTGCTCACCTCCGCCGCGCGGGACTCCCTGCGCGGGGTCGAGACGGTGATCGTCGACGAGGTGCACGCGGTGGCCGGCACGAAGCGCGGCGCGCACCTGGCGCTCTCCCTGGAACGCCTCGACGAACTCCTCCCCCGGCCGGCGCAGCGGATCGGCCTGTCCGCCACGGTCCGCCCGATCGACGCCTGCGCCCGGTTCCTGGGCGGTTCCCGGCCGGTCGACGTGGTGCAGCCACCGGCTGCCAAGACCATCGAGCTCAGCGTCCAGGTGCCGGTGGCGGACATGGCCCGGCTCGACGAGGTCGAGCCGGCCGGGGACGACCTCGGCGGTCCCGGTCCCCGGCGCGCGTCGATCTGGCCGGCCGTGGAGGAACGGGTCCTCGCCCTGGTCCGGGCACACCGCTCGACCATCGTCTTCACCAACTCGCGGCGCAGCGCCGAGCGGCTCTGCGCCCGCCTCAACGAACTGGCCGCCGAACCCCCGCCGAGCGACGGCGCGGCGGCCGGTGCGACGTCCGACCCGACGGTCGGGCCGGTTCCCGCACCGCCCGCCCGACGGCTGCCCGCCGAGATCATCGCCCAGTCCGGCGTCGCCGAGGGGACCAAGCCGGTGATCGCCCGGGCCCACCACGGCAGCGTCTCCCGGGAGGAGCGCAAGCACATCGAGGAGGCGCTCAAGTCCGGGCAGTTGCCCTGCGTGGTGGCCACCTCCAGCCTGGAGCTGGGCATCGACATGGGCGCCGTCGACCTGGTGGTGCAGATCGAGGCGCCGCCGAGCGTGGCCGCCGGCCTGCAACGGGTCGGCCGGGCGGGGCACCAGGTGGGCGCGGTCTCCCGGGGCGTCGTCTTCCCCAAGCACCGGGGCGACCTGCTCTCCTGTGCGGTGGTGGCGGACCGGATGGCCGCCGGGGCGATCGAGGAGCTGCACCATCCGCGCAACCCGCTCGACGTGCTCGCCCAGCAGGTCGTCGCGATGGTCGCGATGGAGCCGTGGCAGGTCGGCGACCTGGCCGCCGTGGTCCGCCGTGCCGCGCCCTTCGCCGAGCTGCCCGACTCGGCCCTGCACGCGGTGCTGGACATGCTCTCCGGGCGGTACCCGTCCACCGCCTTCGCCGAGCTGCGTCCCCGGCTCGTCTGGGACCGCGCCACCGACGTCCTCACCGGCCGGCCGGGCGCGCAACGGCTCGCGGTGACCAGCGGCGGCACCATCCCCGACCGGGGGCTGTTCGGGGTCTTCCTGGCCGGGGCGGAACGCGCCGCCCGGGTGGGCGAGCTGGACGAGGAGATGGTCTACGAGTCCCGGGTGGGTGACGTCTTCCTGCTCGGCTCCTCGTCCTGGCGGATCGAGGAGATCACCCCCGACCGGGTGCTGGTCTCCCCCGCCCCCGGCCAGGCCGCCCGGATGCCGTTCTGGAAGGGCGACCAGGCGGGCCGCCCGGTCGAGCTGGGTCGGGCGATCGGCGGCCGGGTGCGGGCCCTGCTGCGGCAGGACGACGAGGCCGCGCTGGCGGCGCTGCGGGCCGGCGGGCTGGACGACTGGGCCGCCGGCAACCTGATGGCGTACCTCCGCGAGCAGCAGGCGGCCACCCGGTCCCTCCCCGACGACCGGACGGTGGTCGTCGAGCGCTTCCGCGACGAGCTGGGCGACTGGCGACTCGCCGTGCACAGCGTGCTCGGCGCCCGGGTCAACGGGCCGTGGGCGCTGGCGATCGGCCGCCGGCTGGCCGAGCGGTACGGCGTGGACGCCCAGGTGATGCCCTCCGACGACGGCATCGTCGTCCGCCTGCCGGACACCGCCGACTCGCCCCCCGGCGCCGACGTGGTGGCCTTCGACCCGGACGAGATCACCCAACTCGTCGAGGAGTCGGTCGGCACGTCGGCGCTCTTCGCCGCCCGGTTCCGGGAGTGCGCGGCCCGGTCCCTGCTGCTGCCCCGCCGGGACCCGCGCCGCCGCCAGCCGCTCTGGCAGCAGCGGCAGCGGTCCGCGCAACTGCTCGACGTCGCCCGCGAGTACGCCGACTTCCCGGTCACCCTGGAGGCGGCCCGGGAGTGCCTCCAGGACGTCTTCGACCTGCCCGCGCTGACCACGCTGATGCGGGAGCTGACCACCCGGCGGGTCCGCCTGGTCGAGGTGGAGACAGCCCAGCCCTCGCCGTTCGCCCGCTCGCTGCTGTTCGGGTACGTCGGCGCGTTCCTCTACGAGGGGGACGCCCCGTTGGCCGAGCGGCGGGCCGCCGCCCTGGCCCTGGACTCCGGCCTCCTCGGCGAGCTGCTCGGCCGGGTCGACCTGCGCGAGCTGCTCGACCCGACGGTGCTCGCCGAGACCGACCGGCAGCTGCGCTGGCTGACCGACCAGCGCCGCCCCCGTGACGCCGAGGACGTGGTGGAACTGCTCCGGGTGCTCGGCGACCTGACCGACGACGAGCTGGCCGAGCGAGGCGTGCCGGCGGACTGGCTGACCGGGCTCGCCGACGCCCGACGGGTGCTGCGGCTGCGCATCGCCGGCCAGGAGCGCTGGGTCGGGGTCGAGGACGCCGCCCGGCTGCGCGACGCGCTCGGCGTGGCGTTGCCGGTCGGGGTGCCGGAGGCGTACCTCACCCCGGTCGCCGACCCGCTCGGCGACCTGGTCGCCCGGTACGCCCGCACGCACGGCCCGTTCGCGGCGGCGACCTGCGCGGCCCGCCTCGGGCTCGGCGTCGCCGTGGTGGAGCAGACCCTGCGTCAACTCGCCGCGACCGGGCGGGTGGTCGCCGGCGAGTTCCTGCCGGAGAGCGCGGGCAGCCAGTGGTGCGACGCGGAGGTGCTGCGGCTGCTGCGCCGCCGTTCCCTGGCCGCGCTGCGCCGGGAGATCGAACCGGTGCCGCCCCGGACGCTCGCCACCTTCCTGCCCCGCTGGCAGCAGGTCGGCGCGACAGCCCGGGGGGTGGAGGCGCTCGCCGCCGCGCTCGAACAGCTCCAGGGCGTGGCGGTGCCGGCGTCCGCGCTGGAACGGCTGGTGCTGCCGGCCCGGGTGGCCGACTACTCCCCCGCTTTCCTCGACGAGCTCTGCGCCAGTGGCGAGCTGGTCTGGGCCGGTTCCGGGGCGATCTCCGGCGGGGACGGCTGGGTCACCCTGGCGTACGCCGACACCGCGCCGCTGCTGCTCCCCCCGCCGGACGAGGCGCTGACCCCCACCCCGGCGCACCAGGCGGTGCTGGACGCGCTGGCCGACGGCCAGGCGCTCTTCTTCCGTTCGCTCGCCGACCGGGTGGCCTCAGGCGACGACGCGGCGCTCACCGCCGTGCTGTGGGACCTGGTCTGGGCCGGTCACCTCACCAACGACACGCTCGCCCCGCTGCGCGCGCTGCTCGGCGGGGCCGGGGCGCACCGGTCCCGCCCCACCGCCCCCCGCACCCGGTACCGCCGCCCCGGCCGGGTCGCGCTGCCCACCCGCAGTGGCCCGCCGACGGTGGCCGGACGCTGGTCCCGTCTGCCGGACCGGGACACCGACCCGACCCGGCGGGCCGCCGCCCTGGCCGACCTGCTGCTGGAGCGGCACGGGGTGCTCACCCGGGGCGCGGTCGTCGCCGAGCAGGTGACCGGCGGGTTCGCCGCGGTCTACCCGGTGCTGTCCGCGTTGGAGGAACGCGGGACGGCCCGACGCGGGTACTTCGTGGAGGGGCTGGGGGCGGCACAGTTCGCGGTGCCCGGCGCGGTGGACCGGCTCCGCGCCCTCGCCGACACCGCCGACGCCACGCGGAATCGCGGCGGGGCCCCGCTGGTGCTCGCGGCGACCGACCCGGCCAACCCGTACGGCGCGGCGCTGCCCTGGCCGGAGCGGGTGGTCGACTCCGGCGACGGCGCCGCCACGGCCACCGGCCACCGGGCCGGCCGCAAGGCCGGTGCCCTGGTCGTGCTGGTCGACGGGGAACTGGTGCTCTACGTCGAGCGCGGCGGGCGGACGATCCTGTCCTTCAGCGCCGACGGCGAGGCCCTCACCGGGGCGGCGAAGGCGCTGGCCGACGCGGTGCACTCCGGCGCGCTCGGCGCGATGTCGGTGGAGCGGGCGGACGGCGGGGCGGTGCACACCTCACCGCTGCGCGACGCGCTCACCGCCGCCGGCTTCCGGGCCACCCCGCGCGGCCTGCGCCTGCGCGGCTGA